In Bufo bufo chromosome 1 unlocalized genomic scaffold, aBufBuf1.1 SUPER_1_unloc_1, whole genome shotgun sequence, one genomic interval encodes:
- the LOC120982661 gene encoding histone H3, protein MARTKQTARKSTGGKAPRKQLATKAARKSAPATGGVKKPHRYRPGTVALREIRRYQKSTELLIRKLPFQRLVREIAQDFKTDLRFQSSAVMALQEASEAYLVGLFEDTNLCAIHAKRVTIMPKDIQLARRIRGERA, encoded by the coding sequence ATGGCCAGAACCAAGCAGACAGCCCGTAAGTCCACCGGCGGGAAAGCTCCCCGCAAGCAGCTGGCCACTAAGGCCGCCAGGAAGAGCGCCCCCGCCACTGGCGGAGTCAAGAAGCCTCACCGCTACCGGCCCGGGACCGTCGCTCTCCGGGAGATCCGGCGCTACCAGAAGTCCACCGAGCTGCTCATCCGGAAGCTGCCCTTCCAGCGCCTGGTGAGAGAGATCGCCCAGGACTTCAAGACCGACCTTCGCTTCCAGAGCTCGGCCGTCATGGCCCTGCAGGAGGCCAGCGAGGCTTACCTGGTCGGGCTCTTCGAGGACACCAACCTCTGCGCCATCCACGCCAAGCGGGTCACCATCATGCCCAAGGATATCCAGCTGGCCCGCAGGATCCGAGGGGAGAGGGCTTAG
- the LOC120982654 gene encoding histone H1A-like, which yields MAETAPAAAAPPPPAEAAAKSKKQPRKSAAAGGAKKSKKPSGPSVSELLVTAVSASKERSGVSLAALKKALAAGGCDVEKNNSRIKVAIRALVTKGTLTQVKGSGASGSFKLNKKQQETKDKAAAKKKKPAAAKKPAATAAKKPAKSPKKPKKAPAKSPKKAKKPAAAKKAAKSPKKPKAAPKKLAKSPAKKAAKPKAAKSPAKKAAKPKKSAAKK from the coding sequence ATGGCAGAGACCGCGCCAGCAGCcgccgctcctcctcctcccgccgAAGCGGCCGCCAAGTCCAAGAAGCAGCCGAGGAAATCCGCCGCGGCAGGGGGCGCCAAGAAAAGCAAGAAGCCGTCCGGTCCCAGCGTGTCCGAGCTCCTGGTCACAGCCGTGTCCGCCTCCAAGGAGCGCAGCGGGGTGTCTCTGGCCGCCCTGAAGAAGGCTCTGGCTGCCGGAGGATGCGATGTAGAGAAGAACAATAGCCGCATCAAGGTGGCCATCAGGGCTCTGGTCACCAAGGGGACCCTCACCCAGGTGAAGGGCAGCGGCGCCTCCGGCTCCTTCAAGCTCAACAagaagcagcaggagaccaaggaCAAGGCGGCGGCCAAGAAGAAGAAGCCGGCGGCGGCCAAGAAACCTGCAGCTACTGCGGCCAAGAAACCCGCTAAATCCCCGAAGAAGCCCAAGAAGGCTCCGGCCAAGAGCCCGAAAAAGGCTAAGAAACCAGCCGCGGCCAAGAAAGCAGCCAAGAGCCCCAAGAAGCCGAAGGCTGCACCCAAGAAGCTGGCCAAGAGTCCGGCTAAGAAGGCGGCCAAACCCAAGGCTGCCAAGAGTCCGGCTAAGAAAGCGGCGAAACCCAAGAAGAGCGCGGCCAAGAAGTAA
- the LOC120982667 gene encoding histone H2A type 1-like: protein MSGRGKQGGKVRAKAKTRSSRAGLQFPVGRVHRLLRKGNYAQRVGAGAPVYLAAVLEYLTAEILELAGNAARDNKKTRIIPRHLQLAVRNDEELNKLLGGVTIAQGGVLPNIQAVLLPKKTESTKSAKSK, encoded by the coding sequence ATGTCTGGACGCGGCAAACAAGGAGGCAAAGTCCGGGCTAAGGCCAAGACCCGCTCCTCCCGGGCAGGGCTCCAGTTCCCGGTCGGCCGAGTGCACAGGCTCCTCCGCAAGGGCAACTACGCCCAGAGGGTGGGCGCCGGCGCTCCCGTCTACTTGGCCGCTGTGCTCGAGTATCTCACCGCCGAGATCCTGGAGCTGGCCGGCAATGCCGCCCGCGACAACAAGAAGACCCGCATCATCCCCCGCCACCTGCAGCTGGCCGTGCGCAACGACGAGGAGCTCAACAAGCTGCTGGGCGGCGTCACCATCGCCCAGGGAGGCGTCCTGCCCAACATCCAGGCCGTGCTGCTGCCCAAGAAGACCGAGAGCACCAAGTCGGCCAAGAGCAAGTGA
- the LOC120982683 gene encoding histone H2B 1.1, whose translation MPEPAKSAPAPKKGSKKAVTKVQKKDGKKRRKSRKESYAIYVYKVLKQVHPDTGISSKAMGIMNSFVNDIFERIAGEASRLAHYNKRSTITSREIQTAVRLLLPGELAKHAVSEGTKAVTKYTSAK comes from the coding sequence ATGCCCGAGCCAGCCAAGTCCGCCCCAGCGCCCAAGAAGGGCTCCAAGAAAGCCGTCACCAAGGTCCAGAAGAAGGACGGCAAGAAGCGGAGGAAGAGCAGGAAGGAGAGCTATGCCATCTACGTCTACAAGGTGCTGAAGCAGGTCCACCCCGACACCGGCATCTCCTCCAAGGCCATGGGCATCATGAACTCCTTCGTCAACGACATCTTCGAGCGCATCGCAGGGGAAGCCTCCCGCCTGGCTCACTACAACAAGCGCTCCACCATCACCTCCCGGGAGATCCAGACCGCCGTGCGCCTGCTGCTGCCCGGAGAGCTGGCCAAGCACGCCGTCTCCGAGGGCACCAAGGCCGTCACCAAGTACACCAGCGccaagtga